A window of Leclercia adecarboxylata contains these coding sequences:
- a CDS encoding prepilin-type N-terminal cleavage/methylation domain-containing protein, translated as MSATLARQKGFSMVEVLLAMMLMVMVVTALAGYHRVLASRFVTLEQYRQLWRHIQVQSQLSAGDVPAGWQLNRMQTTQAGCVSISVKLISPLGRQGQMTRLHCPVSQ; from the coding sequence ATGTCAGCAACCCTAGCCAGACAGAAGGGGTTCAGCATGGTGGAGGTCCTGCTGGCAATGATGCTGATGGTCATGGTCGTCACCGCGCTGGCGGGTTACCATCGGGTTTTAGCCAGTCGGTTTGTCACCCTTGAGCAGTATCGCCAGCTCTGGCGTCATATTCAGGTCCAGTCACAGCTGAGCGCCGGGGATGTTCCCGCCGGTTGGCAGCTAAACAGGATGCAGACAACACAGGCTGGATGTGTCAGCATCTCGGTCAAACTTATTTCTCCTCTGGGTCGGCAGGGTCAAATGACGCGCCTGCACTGCCCGGTTAGCCAGTAG
- the ptrA gene encoding pitrilysin, which translates to MPGSTLLKSLVLFVALWAPLSQANTGWQPVQETIRKSDKDTRDYQAIRLDNGMVVLLVSDPQAVKSLSALVVPVGSLEDPDSHPGLAHYLEHMTLMGSKKYPQPDSLAEFLKMHGGSHNASTAPYRTAFYLEVENDALEGAVDRLADAIAAPLLDKKYADRERNAVNSELTLARTRDGMRMAQVSAETINPAHPGSRFSGGNLETLSDKPGSPVLDALHAFRDKYYSANLMKAVVYSNKPLPELAQLAAQTYGRVPNKNITRPETTVPVVTDAQKGLIIHYVPAMPRKVLRVEFRIDNNTAQFRSKTDELVNYLIGNRSPDTLSDWLQKQGLVEGIRADSDPVVNGNSGVLAISATLTDKGLAHRDEVVAAIFSYLSLLRDKGVDKRYFDELAHVLDLDFRYPSITRDMDYVEWLADTMIRVPVEHTLDAVNIADKYDAEAIKARLAMMTPQNARIWYISPDEPHNKTAYFVNAEYQVDKISEQTFADWQKRAAGIALKLPEVNPYIPDDFTLIKPAKAYPTPQLIMDEPDLRVVYTPSRYFASEPKANVSMVLRNPAAMDTAKNQVMFALNDYLAGIALDQLSNQAAVGGIGFSTNANNGLMLNANGYTQRLPQLFKALLEGYFSYTATEEQLEQAKSWYAQMMDSAEKGKAFDQAIMPVQMLSQVPYFQREDRRALLPSITLDEVMAYRAALKTNARPEFLVVGNMSEDQAKTLAQEVRTQLGAKGTEWCRNQDVLVEKQQNVIFEKAGSSTDSALAAVFVPTGYDEYASSAYSAMLGQIVQPWFYTQLRTEEQLGYAVFAFSMNVGRQWGMGFLLQSSDKQPDYLWQRFQAFFPQAEAKLRAMKPEEFAQIQQAVITQMMQPPQTLAEEASKISKDFDRGNMRFDSRDKVVAEIKQLTPQKVADFFHQAVVAPQGMAILSQVSGSQSKKADVAPPAGWTVWKSVSALQQSLPRSKNE; encoded by the coding sequence ATGCCAGGCAGCACCTTGTTGAAATCGTTGGTTTTGTTCGTCGCTCTTTGGGCCCCCCTCAGTCAGGCAAATACCGGTTGGCAACCCGTTCAGGAAACGATCCGCAAAAGTGATAAAGACACCCGAGACTATCAGGCGATACGCCTCGATAACGGGATGGTCGTGCTGCTGGTTTCCGATCCCCAGGCCGTAAAGTCACTGTCGGCGCTGGTGGTGCCGGTGGGCTCGCTGGAAGACCCGGATTCTCACCCGGGTCTGGCGCATTATCTTGAGCACATGACCCTGATGGGCTCAAAGAAGTATCCCCAGCCTGACAGCCTGGCCGAATTTTTAAAAATGCACGGTGGCAGCCATAACGCCAGTACCGCGCCGTACCGTACGGCTTTTTATCTGGAAGTCGAAAACGATGCGCTGGAAGGGGCGGTCGATCGTCTTGCGGACGCCATTGCCGCGCCGCTGTTGGATAAAAAATATGCCGATCGTGAGCGCAACGCCGTTAATTCGGAGCTGACGCTGGCGCGTACCCGGGACGGTATGCGTATGGCGCAGGTCAGCGCCGAAACCATTAACCCCGCACACCCTGGCTCTCGCTTCTCCGGCGGTAACCTTGAGACGCTGAGCGATAAACCGGGCAGTCCGGTGCTCGACGCACTGCACGCATTCCGCGACAAATACTACTCCGCTAACCTGATGAAGGCGGTGGTCTACAGCAATAAGCCGCTGCCGGAACTGGCGCAGCTGGCTGCCCAGACCTATGGCCGTGTGCCAAACAAAAATATTACCCGCCCGGAAACCACCGTTCCGGTGGTCACCGATGCCCAGAAAGGGTTAATCATTCACTATGTTCCCGCGATGCCGCGTAAGGTGCTGCGCGTTGAGTTCCGTATTGATAACAACACGGCGCAGTTTCGCAGCAAAACCGACGAGCTGGTTAACTATCTGATTGGCAACCGTAGCCCGGACACGCTCTCCGACTGGCTGCAAAAGCAGGGGCTGGTGGAAGGGATCCGCGCGGACTCCGATCCTGTCGTCAACGGCAACAGCGGTGTGCTGGCCATCTCCGCGACCTTAACCGATAAAGGGCTGGCCCATCGCGACGAGGTTGTCGCCGCGATATTCAGCTATCTCTCGCTGCTGCGTGATAAAGGCGTTGATAAACGCTATTTCGATGAGCTGGCTCACGTGCTGGACCTCGACTTCCGTTATCCGTCCATCACCCGCGATATGGACTACGTTGAGTGGCTGGCAGATACCATGATCCGCGTGCCGGTTGAGCATACGCTGGATGCGGTCAACATCGCCGATAAATACGATGCTGAGGCCATTAAAGCCCGCCTGGCGATGATGACCCCGCAGAACGCCCGTATCTGGTATATCAGTCCGGACGAGCCGCATAACAAAACGGCCTACTTTGTGAATGCCGAGTATCAGGTAGACAAAATCAGCGAGCAAACTTTTGCCGACTGGCAGAAGAGAGCCGCCGGTATTGCCCTCAAGCTGCCGGAGGTGAACCCTTATATCCCGGATGATTTCACCCTGATCAAGCCCGCGAAAGCGTACCCAACACCGCAGCTGATTATGGATGAGCCTGACCTGCGCGTGGTTTACACCCCAAGCCGCTATTTCGCCAGCGAGCCGAAAGCTAACGTCAGCATGGTGCTGCGTAACCCTGCGGCGATGGACACCGCTAAAAACCAGGTTATGTTCGCGCTGAATGACTATCTGGCTGGCATCGCGCTGGATCAGCTCAGCAACCAGGCCGCAGTAGGCGGGATCGGTTTCTCAACCAACGCCAATAATGGCCTGATGCTGAACGCCAACGGCTATACCCAGCGTCTGCCGCAGCTGTTCAAGGCATTGCTGGAAGGCTATTTCAGCTATACGGCCACCGAGGAGCAGCTGGAGCAGGCGAAATCCTGGTATGCGCAGATGATGGACTCCGCCGAAAAAGGCAAAGCCTTCGATCAGGCCATCATGCCGGTGCAGATGCTCTCCCAGGTGCCCTATTTCCAGCGCGAAGATCGCCGGGCGCTGCTGCCGTCCATTACTCTCGACGAAGTGATGGCCTATCGTGCCGCGCTGAAAACCAATGCCCGCCCGGAGTTCCTTGTCGTGGGCAATATGAGCGAAGATCAGGCGAAAACGCTGGCGCAGGAGGTGCGGACACAATTAGGTGCGAAGGGCACAGAATGGTGTCGTAATCAGGACGTGCTGGTGGAAAAACAGCAGAATGTGATATTCGAAAAAGCAGGCAGCAGTACGGATTCCGCGCTGGCAGCGGTCTTTGTCCCGACCGGCTATGACGAATACGCCAGCTCAGCGTACAGCGCCATGCTCGGACAAATCGTGCAGCCCTGGTTCTACACCCAGCTACGTACCGAGGAGCAGCTGGGCTATGCCGTCTTTGCCTTCTCGATGAACGTTGGCCGCCAGTGGGGGATGGGCTTCCTGCTGCAAAGCAGTGATAAACAGCCGGATTATCTCTGGCAGCGTTTCCAGGCCTTCTTCCCGCAGGCGGAAGCGAAGCTGCGCGCCATGAAGCCTGAGGAGTTTGCCCAGATCCAGCAGGCGGTGATTACCCAGATGATGCAGCCGCCACAGACGCTGGCTGAAGAAGCGTCAAAGATCAGCAAAGATTTTGATCGGGGCAATATGCGCTTCGATTCGCGTGATAAAGTAGTGGCCGAGATAAAACAGCTCACGCCGCAGAAAGTGGCTGACTTCTTCCACCAGGCGGTGGTTGCCCCACAGGGGATGGCTATCCTGTCACAGGTTTCCGGTAGCCAGAGTAAAAAAGCCGACGTCGCCCCGCCTGCAGGCTGGACGGTATGGAAGAGCGTGAGCGCATTGCAGCAATCTTTGCCCAGGAGTAAGAACGAATGA
- the recC gene encoding exodeoxyribonuclease V subunit gamma — translation MLRVYHSNRLDVLEALMEFIVEQQRLDDPFEPEMILVQSTGMAQWLQMSLSQKFGIAANIDFPLPASFIWDMFVRVLPEIPKQSAFTKQSMSWKLMSLLPEMLTHDEFVMLRHYLNDDTDKRKLFQLASRTADLYDQYLVYRPEWLTRWEAGELVDGLDQAQIWQAPLWKALVEHTEMLGQPQWHRANLYERFIATLESATETPAGLPSRVFICGISALPPVYLKALNALGRHIDIHILFTNPCRHYWGDIQDARWLARMVTRQRRRLFDEGTVPLFKDSETASELFDEQGIQDLPNPLLASWGKLGRDYIYMLSELTASGEGDVDAFADVTSDSLLHNVQRDILELENRAVTGITAAEFARSDSKRLLDPDDRSVTVHLCHSPQREVEVLHDKLLAMLEEDPDLTPRDIVVMVADIDSYSPYIQAVFGSATGDRYVPFAISDRRARQSHPALQAFVSLLSLPDSRFVPEDVLALLDVPVLAARFEIDEDALRYLRQWVNESGVRWGIDDDNVQEFELPVTGQHTWQFGLTRMLLGYAMESSQGEWNDVLPYDESSGLIAELVGHLASLLMQLNRWRRELMKARPLDEWMPVCREMLNDFFLPDQETEAAMALIEQQWQAIIDEGISSHYGEAIPLSLLRDELTQRLDQERISQRFLAGPVNICTLMPMRSIPFKVVCLLGMNDGIYPRALAPLGFDLMSQNAQRGDRSRRDDDRYLFLEALISAQQKLYISYIGRSIQDNSERFPSVLVQELVDYIGQSHYLPGDEQLNCDESEKRVKAHITCCHSRMPFDAVNYEDNEQQSYAREWLPAAKREGVAHGDFIQTLKPLAHETVPFEQLQRFWAHPVRAFFQMRLQVNFRSEESEIPDAEPFTLDGLSRYQLNQQLLNALVEQEDAQKLFRHYRAAGQLPYGAFGEIVWDAQYQEMQALADRVIECRQPGTSMEIDLNCNGINLTGWLQHVQPDGLLRWRPSMLSVSQGLQLWLEHLVYCASGGEGESRLFVRKDGEWRFPALPAEQAMNSLSQLVEGYLQGMNKPLLLLPESGGAWIKTCYDATNDAMLTDDATLQKARSKFLQAYEGNMMVRGEGDDVWYQRLWRTLEPEYFEAITDEARRYLLPLYKFNQS, via the coding sequence ATGTTAAGGGTCTACCACTCAAACCGTCTTGATGTGCTGGAAGCACTGATGGAGTTTATTGTCGAGCAGCAGCGCCTCGACGATCCCTTTGAACCGGAGATGATTCTGGTTCAGAGCACCGGTATGGCACAGTGGCTACAGATGTCCCTTTCGCAAAAGTTTGGTATTGCCGCCAACATCGATTTCCCGCTGCCGGCCAGCTTTATCTGGGATATGTTTGTCCGCGTGCTGCCGGAGATCCCAAAACAGAGCGCATTCACCAAACAGAGCATGAGCTGGAAGCTGATGTCGCTGCTGCCTGAGATGCTGACCCATGACGAGTTTGTCATGCTGCGCCACTATCTGAATGACGATACCGATAAACGAAAACTGTTCCAGCTGGCGTCGAGGACGGCGGATCTGTACGACCAGTATCTGGTTTACCGGCCGGAGTGGTTAACGCGCTGGGAAGCGGGGGAACTCGTCGACGGCCTCGACCAGGCGCAAATCTGGCAGGCACCGCTGTGGAAGGCGCTGGTTGAGCACACTGAAATGCTGGGCCAGCCGCAGTGGCACCGTGCGAACCTCTATGAACGCTTTATCGCGACCCTGGAATCCGCCACCGAGACGCCCGCCGGGTTGCCGTCCCGGGTCTTTATCTGCGGCATATCAGCCCTGCCGCCGGTCTACCTGAAGGCGCTGAATGCGCTGGGCAGGCACATTGATATCCATATTCTGTTTACCAATCCCTGCCGCCATTACTGGGGGGATATTCAGGATGCCCGCTGGCTGGCCCGCATGGTGACGCGCCAGCGTCGACGCCTGTTTGACGAGGGGACGGTGCCGCTCTTTAAAGACAGCGAGACGGCGTCTGAGCTCTTTGACGAACAGGGGATACAGGACTTACCGAACCCGCTGCTGGCCTCCTGGGGCAAGCTGGGGCGTGACTACATCTACATGCTCTCAGAGTTGACCGCCTCCGGTGAAGGGGACGTAGACGCCTTTGCGGATGTCACTTCTGACAGCCTGCTGCACAACGTCCAGCGGGACATTCTGGAGCTGGAAAACCGCGCGGTCACCGGGATCACCGCCGCGGAATTTGCCCGTAGCGACAGCAAGCGCCTGCTTGATCCTGACGATCGCAGCGTGACCGTTCACCTGTGCCATAGTCCGCAGCGGGAAGTGGAAGTGCTGCACGATAAGCTGCTGGCCATGCTGGAAGAGGACCCTGACCTGACGCCGCGCGATATCGTGGTGATGGTGGCGGATATTGACAGCTACAGCCCCTATATTCAGGCGGTATTTGGCAGCGCGACGGGCGATCGCTATGTGCCATTTGCGATCTCAGACCGTCGTGCTCGCCAGTCTCACCCGGCGCTGCAGGCGTTTGTCAGCCTCCTTTCCCTGCCGGATAGCCGCTTCGTTCCTGAAGATGTACTAGCTCTGCTGGATGTCCCGGTGCTGGCAGCCCGGTTTGAAATCGATGAAGACGCGCTGCGCTATCTGCGCCAGTGGGTCAATGAATCGGGCGTGCGCTGGGGGATCGACGATGACAACGTGCAGGAATTTGAGCTGCCTGTTACCGGTCAGCACACCTGGCAGTTTGGTCTGACGCGTATGCTGCTCGGCTACGCCATGGAGAGCAGTCAGGGCGAGTGGAATGACGTTCTGCCTTATGATGAATCCAGCGGCCTGATCGCCGAGCTGGTCGGGCACCTGGCTTCACTCTTGATGCAGCTCAACCGCTGGCGTCGGGAGCTGATGAAGGCCCGCCCGCTCGACGAGTGGATGCCGGTATGCCGGGAGATGCTCAATGATTTCTTCCTGCCGGACCAGGAAACCGAAGCGGCAATGGCGTTAATCGAGCAGCAGTGGCAGGCCATTATCGACGAGGGTATCTCCTCGCACTATGGCGAAGCGATACCCCTGTCGCTGTTGCGGGATGAACTCACCCAGCGTCTCGATCAGGAACGTATCAGCCAGCGTTTTCTCGCCGGGCCGGTGAACATCTGCACCCTGATGCCGATGCGTTCCATTCCGTTTAAAGTTGTCTGCCTGCTGGGCATGAATGACGGTATTTACCCGCGCGCGCTGGCGCCGCTGGGCTTTGATTTAATGAGTCAGAATGCGCAGCGCGGTGACCGCAGCCGTCGTGATGATGACCGCTATCTGTTCCTTGAGGCGCTAATCTCCGCGCAACAGAAGCTCTATATCAGCTATATCGGCCGCTCGATTCAGGATAACAGCGAACGGTTCCCCTCGGTGCTGGTGCAGGAGCTGGTGGACTACATCGGGCAGAGCCATTATCTGCCGGGCGATGAGCAGCTCAACTGCGATGAAAGCGAAAAGCGCGTGAAGGCGCATATCACCTGCTGTCACAGCCGCATGCCGTTTGATGCCGTTAACTACGAGGACAACGAGCAGCAGAGCTACGCCCGGGAATGGCTGCCTGCCGCGAAGAGAGAAGGGGTTGCCCATGGCGACTTTATCCAGACCCTGAAGCCGTTAGCGCACGAGACTGTTCCCTTCGAACAGCTCCAGCGCTTCTGGGCCCACCCGGTGCGGGCCTTTTTCCAGATGCGCTTGCAGGTGAACTTCCGCTCCGAAGAGAGCGAAATCCCGGATGCCGAGCCCTTTACGCTGGATGGGTTAAGCCGCTATCAGCTTAACCAGCAACTGCTGAATGCGCTGGTCGAACAGGAAGATGCCCAGAAGCTGTTCCGTCACTACCGCGCGGCGGGGCAACTGCCCTATGGCGCCTTCGGTGAGATCGTGTGGGACGCGCAGTATCAGGAGATGCAGGCGCTGGCTGACCGGGTGATTGAGTGCCGTCAGCCAGGTACGAGCATGGAGATCGATCTCAACTGCAACGGTATAAATCTGACGGGTTGGCTGCAGCATGTGCAGCCTGACGGACTCCTGCGCTGGCGGCCGTCAATGCTCAGCGTTTCACAAGGTTTGCAACTTTGGCTGGAACACCTTGTCTACTGTGCGAGCGGTGGCGAAGGTGAGAGCCGGTTGTTTGTACGCAAAGACGGTGAATGGCGTTTCCCGGCGTTACCCGCTGAACAGGCAATGAACTCTCTGTCGCAGCTGGTTGAGGGGTATCTGCAGGGGATGAATAAGCCGCTGCTGCTGCTGCCAGAAAGTGGGGGGGCGTGGATTAAAACCTGTTACGACGCCACAAATGATGCCATGTTAACGGATGACGCAACCCTGCAAAAAGCGCGCAGTAAATTTTTGCAGGCTTACGAAGGCAACATGATGGTGCGGGGAGAAGGCGACGACGTCTGGTATCAACGCTTATGGCGAACCCTTGAACCCGAGTACTTTGAGGCGATTACCGACGAGGCCCGACGCTACCTTTTGCCGCTGTATAAATTTAATCAGTCCTGA
- the recB gene encoding exodeoxyribonuclease V subunit beta, which yields MTDTAESLNPLRLPLQGERLIEASAGTGKTFTIAALYLRLLLGLGGSAAFSRPLSVEELLVVTFTEAATEELRGRIRANIHELRIACLRQSTDNPLYASLLEEINDKQQAAQWLLLAERQMDEAAVFTIHGFCQRMLSLNAFESGMLFEQQLIEDESQLRYQACADFWRRHCYPLPRDIAEAVHGLWKGPEELLRAIDRYLQGEAPVIKSAPPADETLASRHEKIVGLIATMKQQWSDSVAEIDAVIERSGIDRRKFNRGNQAKYIERITAWAQEEKHSYQLPDALEKFSQSFLAARTKAGGEVPEHPLFAAIDTLLAEPLTLNDLMITRALAEIREAVAREKRRRGELGFDDMLSRLDEALNSDNGDALAAAIRGRFPVAMIDEFQDTDPQQYRIFRRIWRQQPDTALLLIGDPKQAIYAFRGADIFTYMKARGEVAAHYTLDTNWRSAPGMVESVNTLFSQMNDAFMFREIPFLPVKSAPRNATLRFEYKGDFQPAMSIWLMEGEGCGVGDYQTFMAQHCAAQIRDWLSAGVRGEAILHRGDDAQPVKASDITVLVRSRQEAALIRDALTLLSIPSVYLSNRDSVFETLEAQEMLWLLQAVLAPERESTLRSALASAMLGLNAQDIDTLNNSEVLWDEAVEEFTRYRERWQKRGVMAMLRDIMTQRNIAENMLATAGGERRLTDILHISELLQEAGAQLESEYALVRWLAQHIAEPNSNASSQQMRLESDKHLVKIVTIHKSKGLEYPLVWLPFIANYRVQDQAFYHDRKTFEAVLDLSKAEDSVELAEAERLAEDLRLLYVALTRSVWHCSLGVAPLFRRRGEKSGESDFHLSALGRLIQRGEPKDAAGLRQCLEALCSEHIALQLAGVADTARWHMPEPVTPDLQARQVARRLFDDWRVTSYSGLQQNGHSIAQDLMPRLDVDAAGTGDVPQEPELTPHQFPRGASPGTFLHSLFEALDFTQPVSEEWVLEMLQKAGYDARWEPVLTRWITQVLETPLNEEGISLSQLTAADKQVEMEFYLPVAGPLTADALDALIREYDPLSQGCPPLDFRQVRGMLKGFIDLVFRHNGRYYLLDYKSNWLGENSEAYTPQAMARAMQSHRYDLQYQLYTLALHRYLRHRIAGYDYQQHFGGVIYLFLRGVDGSSPGAGCFATRPDEALIDQMDSLFSASNEELTQ from the coding sequence ATGACCGATACCGCTGAGTCCCTTAACCCCTTACGTTTACCGTTACAGGGGGAGCGACTGATAGAGGCCTCAGCGGGAACCGGAAAAACCTTCACCATCGCGGCACTCTATCTGCGGCTGCTGCTCGGTCTGGGCGGCAGCGCAGCCTTTAGTCGCCCGCTCAGCGTGGAAGAGCTGCTGGTGGTGACCTTCACCGAAGCCGCCACTGAAGAATTGCGCGGACGTATCCGCGCCAATATTCATGAATTGCGCATCGCCTGCCTGAGACAAAGCACGGATAACCCGCTGTACGCCAGTCTGCTGGAAGAGATTAACGATAAACAGCAGGCGGCCCAGTGGCTGCTGCTGGCGGAACGGCAGATGGATGAGGCCGCGGTGTTCACCATCCACGGCTTCTGCCAGCGCATGCTCAGCCTGAACGCCTTTGAATCCGGCATGCTCTTTGAGCAACAGCTTATCGAAGATGAATCCCAGCTACGCTACCAGGCGTGCGCCGACTTCTGGCGTCGCCACTGTTATCCTCTGCCACGCGACATTGCCGAAGCGGTACACGGATTGTGGAAAGGCCCGGAGGAGTTACTGCGGGCTATCGATCGCTATCTTCAGGGGGAAGCACCGGTCATTAAATCCGCTCCACCTGCAGACGAAACCCTGGCGTCCCGCCATGAAAAAATTGTCGGCTTAATTGCCACCATGAAACAGCAGTGGTCTGACAGCGTGGCAGAAATCGACGCGGTGATTGAGCGCTCTGGCATTGACCGGCGCAAGTTCAACCGCGGCAATCAGGCAAAGTATATTGAGCGCATCACGGCCTGGGCCCAGGAAGAGAAGCACAGCTACCAGCTGCCTGACGCGCTGGAAAAATTTTCCCAGTCGTTCCTTGCCGCGCGCACCAAAGCCGGCGGCGAGGTGCCTGAACACCCTCTTTTTGCCGCCATCGATACCCTGCTGGCAGAGCCGCTGACCCTCAACGATCTGATGATTACCCGTGCGCTGGCAGAGATCCGCGAAGCGGTAGCGCGGGAAAAGCGCCGTCGCGGCGAACTCGGTTTTGACGATATGCTCAGCCGACTTGATGAGGCGCTGAACAGCGACAATGGCGACGCGCTGGCCGCAGCGATCCGGGGCCGTTTCCCGGTGGCGATGATCGATGAATTCCAGGATACCGATCCCCAGCAGTACCGGATTTTCCGCCGCATCTGGCGTCAGCAGCCGGATACCGCACTGCTGCTGATTGGTGACCCGAAACAGGCGATCTACGCGTTTCGTGGGGCGGACATCTTCACCTATATGAAAGCCCGTGGCGAAGTGGCCGCGCACTACACCCTGGACACTAACTGGCGATCGGCGCCCGGCATGGTCGAAAGTGTGAATACGCTCTTCTCACAGATGAACGACGCCTTCATGTTTCGTGAGATCCCCTTTTTACCGGTTAAATCCGCCCCACGGAACGCCACGCTGCGTTTCGAGTACAAGGGCGATTTCCAGCCCGCGATGAGCATCTGGCTGATGGAGGGCGAGGGATGCGGCGTCGGGGATTACCAGACCTTTATGGCCCAGCACTGCGCGGCACAAATCCGTGACTGGCTGAGCGCCGGTGTTCGCGGCGAAGCCATCCTGCACCGGGGCGATGATGCCCAGCCGGTGAAGGCATCGGACATTACGGTGCTGGTGCGCAGCCGTCAGGAGGCGGCGCTGATCCGCGATGCGCTGACCCTGCTTAGCATTCCTTCGGTCTATCTCTCCAACCGCGACAGCGTGTTCGAAACGCTGGAGGCCCAGGAGATGCTCTGGCTGCTGCAGGCGGTGCTGGCCCCGGAGCGTGAAAGCACGCTGCGCAGCGCGCTGGCCAGCGCCATGCTCGGTCTTAACGCCCAGGATATCGATACGCTGAATAACAGTGAGGTTCTCTGGGATGAAGCGGTAGAGGAGTTTACTCGCTACCGTGAGCGCTGGCAGAAGCGGGGCGTTATGGCGATGCTGCGCGATATCATGACCCAGCGCAACATCGCTGAAAATATGCTGGCCACCGCCGGGGGCGAACGCCGCCTGACCGATATTCTGCACATCAGCGAACTGCTTCAGGAGGCGGGCGCGCAGCTTGAGAGCGAATACGCCCTGGTACGCTGGCTGGCGCAGCACATCGCCGAGCCGAACAGCAATGCCTCAAGCCAGCAAATGCGTCTCGAAAGTGACAAGCATTTGGTCAAAATCGTCACCATTCACAAATCGAAAGGGCTGGAATATCCCCTGGTCTGGCTGCCCTTTATTGCCAATTATCGGGTGCAGGATCAGGCCTTTTATCACGATCGTAAAACCTTTGAAGCGGTCCTCGACCTCAGCAAGGCCGAGGACAGCGTGGAGCTGGCCGAGGCCGAGCGGCTGGCAGAGGATTTACGTCTGCTGTATGTGGCACTCACCCGTTCGGTGTGGCACTGCAGCCTGGGCGTGGCGCCGCTGTTCCGCCGTCGTGGTGAAAAATCTGGCGAGAGCGATTTCCATCTGAGCGCACTCGGGCGTCTGATCCAGCGCGGCGAGCCGAAAGACGCCGCCGGTTTGCGCCAGTGCCTGGAAGCGCTATGCAGTGAGCATATCGCGCTACAGCTTGCGGGGGTGGCAGATACCGCCCGCTGGCACATGCCGGAACCGGTAACGCCGGATCTGCAGGCGCGGCAGGTGGCCCGCAGGCTGTTCGACGACTGGCGGGTTACCAGCTACTCGGGATTACAGCAGAACGGGCACAGTATCGCCCAGGATCTGATGCCGCGCCTCGACGTGGATGCCGCAGGCACCGGGGATGTGCCGCAGGAGCCTGAGCTGACGCCGCACCAGTTTCCGCGCGGGGCCTCGCCGGGGACCTTTTTACATAGCCTGTTTGAGGCGCTCGATTTTACGCAGCCCGTCTCTGAGGAATGGGTGCTGGAGATGCTGCAAAAAGCGGGCTATGACGCCCGCTGGGAGCCGGTGTTAACCCGCTGGATCACCCAGGTGCTGGAGACCCCGCTCAATGAAGAGGGCATCTCGCTGAGTCAGCTAACGGCTGCTGATAAACAGGTTGAGATGGAGTTTTATCTGCCCGTGGCCGGACCGCTCACCGCCGATGCGCTGGATGCGTTGATCCGCGAGTACGATCCTCTGTCCCAGGGCTGTCCACCGCTCGATTTTCGCCAGGTGCGCGGCATGCTGAAAGGCTTTATCGACCTGGTATTTCGCCATAATGGCCGCTACTACCTGCTGGACTATAAATCCAACTGGCTGGGGGAAAACAGCGAGGCCTATACTCCCCAGGCCATGGCCAGAGCCATGCAGTCCCATCGCTACGATCTGCAGTACCAGCTGTATACCCTGGCGCTGCACCGTTATTTGCGCCACCGTATTGCCGGTTATGACTATCAACAGCATTTCGGTGGGGTAATCTACCTGTTTTTACGCGGGGTGGATGGCAGCTCGCCGGGTGCCGGTTGCTTTGCCACCCGCCCGGATGAAGCGTTAATTGATCAAATGGATAGCCTGTTTTCAGCCAGTAACGAGGAGCTAACACAATGA
- a CDS encoding DUF2509 family protein yields MSRERGMSSLALVLLLLILGSLMLAGLNQQLDSLARIVSAERQATEHQAIAQSALEWGRTLHWQTQADTACQQHPHQPWRVCLRLTGARALLIASSESITLWRQGEITADGVRFSPHGWSDFCPMKEKALCQQP; encoded by the coding sequence GTGAGCCGTGAGCGGGGAATGTCATCGCTGGCGCTGGTGCTTCTGCTGTTAATTCTGGGCAGCCTGATGCTGGCCGGGCTCAATCAGCAGCTTGATTCACTGGCGCGTATCGTCAGCGCAGAGCGCCAGGCGACAGAACATCAGGCGATAGCCCAGTCCGCGCTGGAGTGGGGAAGAACGCTCCACTGGCAAACGCAGGCGGACACCGCATGCCAGCAGCATCCGCATCAGCCGTGGCGGGTCTGTCTGCGTCTGACAGGTGCACGCGCGCTGCTGATCGCCAGCAGCGAAAGCATTACCCTGTGGCGGCAGGGTGAGATCACGGCAGACGGCGTGCGTTTTTCACCGCACGGCTGGAGCGATTTTTGTCCCATGAAGGAGAAGGCGCTATGTCAGCAACCCTAG